A window from Plectropomus leopardus isolate mb chromosome 3, YSFRI_Pleo_2.0, whole genome shotgun sequence encodes these proteins:
- the nppc gene encoding C-type natriuretic peptide — protein sequence MNLSYLVACGLLVTLLSVRMSAKPLSQAQQKSLRSLLGEELAEFLESEERERRLDAVRSRIRLLRDIRVDTRARGMWARLLNDQPAPRRHKSGNKKGGSTSRSGCFGHKMDRIGTISGMGC from the exons ATGAACTTGTCGTACTTGGTAGCGTGTGGACTTTTGGTCACCCTGCTTTCAGTAAGGATGAGCGCAAAACCTTTATCTCAGGCGCAGCAGAAG TCTCTTAGGAGTTTGCTGGGCGAGGAGCTGGCGGAGTTTCTGGAGtcggaggagagggagagacggcTAGACGCTGTGCGCTCTCGGATACGGTTACTGCGAGATATACGCGTAGACACCCGCGCCAGAGGGATGTGGGCTCGTCTCCTTAACGACCAACCCGCGCCCAGGAGACACAAATCGGGAAACAAGAAAGGAGGGTCCACGTCGCGGAGTGGCTGCTTCGGACACAAGATGGACAGGATAGGAACCATCAGCGGCATGGGTTGCTAG